The Mycolicibacterium cosmeticum sequence GCGCATCTGCGGGGGGTCGGCTGATGGCGCTGGGGCGGGCGTTTTCGGTGGCCATCCGTGGGGTGGAGGGTGTCATCGTGGAGATCGAGGCCGATATTGCCTCGGGTCTGCCGGGGGTGCATCTGGTGGGTTTGGGGGATGCGGCGTTGCAGGAGTCGCGGGATCGGGTGCGGGCGGCGATCACCAACTGCGGTAACGAGTGGCCGATGTCGCGGTTGACGTTGGCGTTGTCGCCGGCGACGTTGCCCAAGAACGGTTCGGCCTATGACCTGGCGTTGGCGGCGGCGGTGCTCTCGGCGCACGGCAAGAAGGAGTGGCCGCGGCTGGAAAAGACGCTGCTGCTGGGCGAATTGGCCCTCGACGGTCGGGTGCGGCCGGTGACCGGGATCCTGCCGGCGGTGCGGGCCGGCAAGCAGGAGGGTTGGCCGGTGGCGGTGGTGCCCGAGGAGAACTTGCCCGAGGCCAGTTTGGTCGAGGGGATCGAGGTGTGGGGCGTGCGCAGCTTGGGTCAGTTGCAGGCGTGGCTGGCGGGCAAGGGTGGGTTGGCGGGCCGGGTGGATGCGGTGGCGCCGGCGCCGCGCGCGACGGTGGATCTGGCCGATGTGGTGGGGCAGACGCAGGCGCGTTATGCGGTGGAGGTGGCTGCGGCCGGTGCGCATCACTTGTTTCTGAGTGGGCCGCCGGGGATCGGGAAAACGATGCTGGCGCAGCGTCTTCCGGGGTTGTTGCCGCCGTTGTCGGAGGAGGAGGCGTTGGAGGTCACCGCGATTCATTCGGTGGCGGGGTTGTTGACCGGGGCGACGCCGTTGATCACCGAGCCGCCGTTCATCGCCCCGCACCACACGTCGAGTGTGGCGGCGATGGTGGGCGGCGGGTCGGGCATGGCCCGCCCGGGCGCGGTCAGCCGAGCACATCGCGGTGTGCTGTTCCTCGACGAATGCGCGGAGATCGGCACCAGCGTGTTGGAAGCCATGCGGACCCCGTTGGAGGACGGCGAGATCCGGTTGGCCCGCCGCGACGGCGTGGCGCGCTACCCGGCCCGCTTTCAGCTGATCCTGGCGGCCAACGAGTGCCCATGCGCACCGGCCAATCCGCGTGACTGCGTGTGTCCGGCCGCGGTGAAACGCCGCTACCTCGGCAAGCTGTCCGGGCCGTTGATGGACCGGGTCGACCTGCGGGTGCAGATGCATCAGGTACGTGCCGGGGCGTTCGCCGACCAGGTCCCCGAACCGACGGCCGTGGTGCGCGAGCGAGTCGCGAACGCCCGCGCGGCGGCGGCGCAGCGCTGGCAACCCGTCGGGGTGCGCACCAATGCCGAGGTACCCGGGCCGGTGCTGCGGCGGGCGTTTCGGCTCAGCCGCACGGCGATGGAACCGCTGCGCACCGCGCTGGATCGGGGCACGCTCAGTATCCGGGGCGTGGACCGCACCTTGCGGGTGGCGTGGTCCATCGCCGACCTCGCCGGAAAACAGTGCCCGACGATCGAGGACGTCTGGACGGCATTGAGCTTTCGTGACGTGGTGGTGCACGATGGCCGATGACCGCACCCGGCAGGCCTGGGCCTACCTGTCCCGGGTCGTCGAACCGCCCTGCCCCGCCCTGGCCGAATACGTCGGCCGGCACGGCGCCCTCGAGGCGGCCGCGAGGATCCGCGCGGGCGATGAACCCGAATACCTGACCGATGTGGTCGCGCCCCGACGCGAATTGGACTGCGTGGCAGACGATCTGGAGGTGCTCGACCGCCGGGGCGGCCGGTTGATCACCCCGGACGACGACGAATGGCCCCATCTGGCGTTCGCCGCGTTCGGCAACGACGCGGTGCGCAAGAAGCAGGACGGGCACGTGCCGATGGTGCTGTGGGCGATCGGGCCCGCGCGCATGGACGATGTCGCCGACCGCGCCGCGGCCATCGTCGGCACGCGCGCGGCCACCGCCTACGGCGAGCATGTCGCTGCCAGCCTGGCCGAAGGATTGGCCGAACAGGATGTGGCGGTGGTCTCCGGCGGCGCCTACGGGATCGACGGTGCGGCACACCGCGCGACCCTGGCGGCCGACGGCTGCACGGTGGCGGTGCTGGCCGGCGGCATCGACGTGCCCTATCCCAGCGGGCATTCGGCGTTGCTGCACCGCATATCGCAGAGCGGATTGGTGGTCACCGAGTATCCGCCGGGGGTGCGCCCGGCGCGCTTCCGTTTCCTGGCCCGTAACCGTCTGGTGGCCGCGCTGGGGCGCGCCACCGTGGTGGTGGAGGCCGGATTGCGCAGCGGGGCCGCCAACACCGCGGGCTGGGCTGCTGCGATGGGCCGGGTGGTGTGTGCGGTGCCCGGGCCGGTGACGTCATCGGCGTCGGCGGGCTGCCACGTGTTGCTGCGGGGTGATGCGATCTTGGTCGACCGGGCCGCCGAGTTGGTCGAAATCGTCGGTAGAGCAGGGGAGTTCGCCGACATTCCGGTGCATCCCGCGGCGAAGCTCGATGCCTTGTCGCGGCCCGAACGGGTGGTGTATGAGGCGCTGCCGGCCCGCGGCTACCGCAGTGTCGAGCAGATCGCGCTCGACGCGGCGCTGGCGCCCGAGTCGGTACTCGGGCCGCTGGCGCTGTTGGAGGCTTCCGGATTGGTGCAACGCAAGGACGGGAGGTGGCAGATCACGCCCCGGTGACGTTTCGACATCGGCGACTGCGGGCGGGTGTAGCCGACCGCGGGCAGGCGAGCGCTCGTACAGTGGTCCCGAGATCGATCGACAGAAATGGGGGTCCGCCATGGCGGGACGTCCGGTCCACACTTTCGAGGTGGTCAGCACCACGCAGCTGACCCCGCACATGATCCGGCTGGTGCTGCGCGGGAGCCAACAGGGGCAGGGCTTCGACACCTTCACGCCCAGCCCGTTCACCGACTCCTACGTCAAGGTGGTCATCGTTCCCGACGGGGTCGACGTCGGCGCGCTGCCCCGGCCGCTGACCCTGGACAGCTTCGGCGAGCTCCCCGAGGACCGCCGCCCGACGGTACGCACCTACACCGTGCGCCGGGTGGACGCCGAAAAGGGCGAAATCGCCATCGATTTCGTCGTCCACGGCGACCAGGGCGTGGCCGGCCCCTGGGCCGCGGCCGCCGAACCGGGGCAACCGGCCTACCTGATGGGCCCGAGCGGCGCCTACGCGCCGGACCCCGCCGCGGACTGGCACCTGCTGGCCGGTGACGAAGCCGGGCTGCCCGCGATCAGCGCCGCCCTGGAGGCAATGCCCGCCGACGCCGTCGGGCAGGTGTTCGTGGAGATCGCCGGCCCCGAGGACGAGCTGGAGCTGGCCGCCCCGGCCGGCGTCACGGTGCACTGGATCCACCGCGGAGGCCGCGCCGACGAGGTGCCCGACTCCCAGGCCGGTGACAACGCGCCGCTGGTGGCCGCCGTCCGCGGCGCGCCATGGCGGCCCGGGCAGGTGCAGGCGTTCGTGCACGGCGAGGCGCAGGCCGTCATGCACAATATCCGGCCCTACCTGCGCAAAGAGCGCGGCGTCGAGGCCAAGTGGGCGTCCATCTCCGGCTACTGGCGGCGTGGGCGCACCGAGGAGACCTTCCGGCAGTGGAAGGCCGAGCTGGCGAAAGCGGAAGCGGGCCAGCCAGACTGACCCTCATGGCATTCGGCGACTTCCAGTTCGAGATCTACCTGCAGGGCCTGTCCGGTGTGGTGCCCTCCCTCCCGATCGGCTACGCCGAGTTGGAAGAGCGCGCCGAAAAGGCGATGTCCGCGTCGCTGTGGTCCTATGTGGCCGGCGGCGCCGGTGACGAGCGCACCCAGCGGGTCAACGTCAGCGCCTTCGACAACTGGGGTCTGATCCCACGCATGTGCGTGGGGGCCACCGAACGGGACCTTACGGTCGAGCTGTTCGGGCTCACGCTGCCTTCGCCGTTGTTCATGGCGCCCATCGGGGTGATCGGGCTGTGCGCGCAGGACGGGCACGGTGATATCGCCACGGCCAGGGCGGCCGCCCGCACCGGGGTGCCCATGGTGGTGTCCACTCTGACCACCGATCCCCTGGAAGCCGTCGCCGCCGAATTCGGTGACACCCCGGGCTTCTTCCAGCTCTACACCCCCAAGAACCGGGACCTGGCGGCCAGTTTCGTGGCACGCGCCGAAGCCGCCGGATATCGCGGCATCATCGTCACCCTCGACACCTGGGTGCCGGGCTGGCGGCCCCGCGACCTGAGTACCTCCAATTTCCCGCAGCTGCGCGGGCACTGCCTGGCCAACTACACCAGCGATCCGGTGTTCCGGGCCGGGCTGGCGCAGCCGCCCGAGGAGAACCCGCAAGCGGCGACCCTGAGCTGGGTGCAGACCTTCGGTCAATGCGTCACCTGGGACGACCTGGCCTGGTTGCGGACGCTGACGAAACTGCCGTTGCTGGTCAAGGGCATCTGCCATCCCGACGACGTGCGGCGGGCCCGCGACGTCGGCGTCGACGGCATCTACTGCTCCAACCACGGCGGCCGCCAGGCCAACGGCGGCCTGCCCGCCATCGACTGCCTGCCCGACGTGGTGGCCGCCGCCGACGGGATGCCGGTGCTGTTCGACTCCGGGGTGCGCAGCGGCGCCGACATCGTCAAGGCGCTCGCCCTGGGTGCCACCGCCGTCGGCGTCGGGCGCCCGTATGCCTACGGTCTGGCGCTCGGCGGGGTCGACGGGGTGGTGCACGTCCTGCGTTCGCTGCTCGCCGAGGCCGACCTGATCATGGCGGTCGACGGCTACCGGTCACTGGCTGATCTCACCCCGGACACGCTGCGGCGCGTCACCTAGACAGCCCGTCCGCGGCGCAGCACGGTGGGGGAGTGCAGATCGAGCCCATCCTCGAGGAATTCGACACCTACCTCGCCCTGCAACGCGGCCGCTCCGAGCACACCCGCCGCGCCTACCTGGGTGATCTGCGGTCGCTGTTCGAGTTCACCGGCGGTGGGCTGGAAAGCCTGAGCCTGCTCACGCTGCGGTCCTGGCTGGCGGGGCAGGCCGGCGCCGGCGCGGCGCGCACCACGCTGGCCCGGCGCACGTCGGCGGTCAAGACGTTCACCGCCTGGGCGTGCCACCGGGGACTGTTGCGCACCGATCCCGCGGCCCGGCTGCAAACCCCGAAATCGCACCGCACCCTGCCGGCGGTGCTGCGCCAGGACCAGGCCCTCGATGCGCTCGACGCGCTGAATTCCGGTGCCCAACAAGGCGATCCGCTGGCACTGCGGGACCGGCTGATGGTGGAGCTGCTGTACGCCACCGGGATCCGGGTCAGCGAGCTGTGCGGCCTGGACATCGACGACGTGGACAGTTCCCGCCGGGTGCTGCGGGTGCTGGGCAAGGGCAACAAACAGCGCACGGTGCCGTTCGGGGAGCCGGCCGCGGCGGCCCTGCAAGCCTGGCTGCGCGACGGACGCCCGAAACTGGCCACCGCGAAGTCCGGTCCCGCGCTGCTGCTGGGTGCCCGCGGCGGCCGCGTCGATCAACGCCAGGTCCGTACCGTCGTGCACGACACCATGGCCGCCGTGGACGGCGCACCTGACCTGGGCCCGCACGGTCTGCGGCACAGCGCCGCCACCCACCTGTTGGAAGGCGGGGCCGACCTGCGCATCGTGCAAGAGCTGCTGGGCCATTCCAGCCTGGCCACCACACAGCTCTACACCCATGTCACGGTGGCTCGGTTGCGGGCGGTGCACGACCAGGCACATCCCCGGGCCTAGCCAGCGGCTTGAGCCGGATCGGGGTATCGGCGACCAACCCCAGCGGGTCCACATAGTCGGCCCGGGCCGCCGCACCCCACATCGCGCCCCAATGCAGGCAGGCCGGCGCCGGACAGCCGGGGTGACCGGCGAGCAGCACTCCGAGCGGGCTGCCGGCTTGCACGAATTGCCCGGCCCGCACCGTCGGGCGCACCGGTTCATAGCTGGTGCGCAGACCGCCGGGATGGGCGATGGATACCAGCGGGCGCCCGGCCAGTTCCCCGGCGAACACCACGGTGCCCGGCCCGGCGGCATACACCGGCCGGCCGGGGGCGCCGGCCAGGTCGACCCCGCGGTGGCCGCTGTTCCAGCGGGCGGCGGGCGCGTCGAAAGCGCGGGTCACCATCGGCTCGGGCCGCAGCGGCCAGCGCAGCCGCGGGGAGTCCGCATGTGCCGGTGCCGCGAACAGCAGCACCACCGCCAACACCGCCGGGACTCTCATCAGCCCAGCTCAGCCCGTTGCCGACGAGTTGGAAACCCGTCGGCGGGGAAATGTGGACAAAGTCGCGACTGTGCACAACTGCGGTGGTAAGAGCACCTGTGTCCACGGTGTAAACTGCTATCCGCAGCTCACATCCGTGGGCTGACTTCGCGCGCCTGCCCCGCAACCCCGCTCGATACGGGTTGCACCCAGCATGCCGGGCGGTCCTGGTTCGGGAAACCGAAGCGGGTCCGGCAGCTGCAGACGCCAGGGTCCGGGATCGACCGATTCCGGACGACAACCGACACAAAGGAATCACGGACTCATGGCTGTTGTAACCATGAAGCAGCTGCTCGACAGCGGCGCACATTTCGGGCACCAGACCCGTCGTTGGAACCCCAAGATGAAGCGGTTCATCTTCACCGACCGCAACGGCATCTACATCATCGATCTGCAGCAGACGCTGACCTACATCGACAAGGCCTACGAGTTCGTCAAGGAGACGGTGGCCCACGGCGGCACCATCCTGTTCGTCGGCACCAAGAAGCAGGCCCAGGAATCCATCGCCGACGAGGCGACCCGGGTCGGCATGCCGTATGTGAACCAGCGCTGGCTGGGCGGCATGCTCACCAACTTCTCCACCGTGCACAAGCGCCTGCAGCGCCTCAAGGAGCTCGAGGCCATGGAGCAGACCGGTGGATTCGAAGGCCGCACCAAGAAGGAAATCCTCATGCTCACGCGTGAGAAGAACAAGCTGGAGCGCAGCCTCGGCGGTATCCGGGACATGCAGAAGGTGCCCTCGGCGATCTGGGTCGTCGACACCAACAAGGAGCACCTGGCCGTCAACGAGGCCATCAAGCTCGGCATCCCGGTGATCGCCATCCTCGACACCAACTGCGATCCCGATCAGGTCAACTACCCGGTCCCGGGTAACGACGACGCGATCCGGTCGGCCGCACTGCTCACCAAGGTGATCGCCTCCGCCGTGGCCGAGGGCCTGCAGGCCCGTGCCGGCGCAGGCAAGACCGAGGCGGCCGAAGCGGCCGAGCCGCTCGCCGAGTGGGAGCAGGAGCTGCTGGCGGGCGCCACCACCGGTACCGCCGACAGCACCGGCGCTGCCGACACCACCACCGACGCTTCCTAAATTTTTCAGGAGAAGGCTTTCATGGCTAACTACACCGCTGCCGACGTCAA is a genomic window containing:
- a CDS encoding YifB family Mg chelatase-like AAA ATPase, which translates into the protein MALGRAFSVAIRGVEGVIVEIEADIASGLPGVHLVGLGDAALQESRDRVRAAITNCGNEWPMSRLTLALSPATLPKNGSAYDLALAAAVLSAHGKKEWPRLEKTLLLGELALDGRVRPVTGILPAVRAGKQEGWPVAVVPEENLPEASLVEGIEVWGVRSLGQLQAWLAGKGGLAGRVDAVAPAPRATVDLADVVGQTQARYAVEVAAAGAHHLFLSGPPGIGKTMLAQRLPGLLPPLSEEEALEVTAIHSVAGLLTGATPLITEPPFIAPHHTSSVAAMVGGGSGMARPGAVSRAHRGVLFLDECAEIGTSVLEAMRTPLEDGEIRLARRDGVARYPARFQLILAANECPCAPANPRDCVCPAAVKRRYLGKLSGPLMDRVDLRVQMHQVRAGAFADQVPEPTAVVRERVANARAAAAQRWQPVGVRTNAEVPGPVLRRAFRLSRTAMEPLRTALDRGTLSIRGVDRTLRVAWSIADLAGKQCPTIEDVWTALSFRDVVVHDGR
- the dprA gene encoding DNA-processing protein DprA, which codes for MADDRTRQAWAYLSRVVEPPCPALAEYVGRHGALEAAARIRAGDEPEYLTDVVAPRRELDCVADDLEVLDRRGGRLITPDDDEWPHLAFAAFGNDAVRKKQDGHVPMVLWAIGPARMDDVADRAAAIVGTRAATAYGEHVAASLAEGLAEQDVAVVSGGAYGIDGAAHRATLAADGCTVAVLAGGIDVPYPSGHSALLHRISQSGLVVTEYPPGVRPARFRFLARNRLVAALGRATVVVEAGLRSGAANTAGWAAAMGRVVCAVPGPVTSSASAGCHVLLRGDAILVDRAAELVEIVGRAGEFADIPVHPAAKLDALSRPERVVYEALPARGYRSVEQIALDAALAPESVLGPLALLEASGLVQRKDGRWQITPR
- a CDS encoding siderophore-interacting protein; translated protein: MAGRPVHTFEVVSTTQLTPHMIRLVLRGSQQGQGFDTFTPSPFTDSYVKVVIVPDGVDVGALPRPLTLDSFGELPEDRRPTVRTYTVRRVDAEKGEIAIDFVVHGDQGVAGPWAAAAEPGQPAYLMGPSGAYAPDPAADWHLLAGDEAGLPAISAALEAMPADAVGQVFVEIAGPEDELELAAPAGVTVHWIHRGGRADEVPDSQAGDNAPLVAAVRGAPWRPGQVQAFVHGEAQAVMHNIRPYLRKERGVEAKWASISGYWRRGRTEETFRQWKAELAKAEAGQPD
- a CDS encoding alpha-hydroxy-acid oxidizing protein, with protein sequence MAFGDFQFEIYLQGLSGVVPSLPIGYAELEERAEKAMSASLWSYVAGGAGDERTQRVNVSAFDNWGLIPRMCVGATERDLTVELFGLTLPSPLFMAPIGVIGLCAQDGHGDIATARAAARTGVPMVVSTLTTDPLEAVAAEFGDTPGFFQLYTPKNRDLAASFVARAEAAGYRGIIVTLDTWVPGWRPRDLSTSNFPQLRGHCLANYTSDPVFRAGLAQPPEENPQAATLSWVQTFGQCVTWDDLAWLRTLTKLPLLVKGICHPDDVRRARDVGVDGIYCSNHGGRQANGGLPAIDCLPDVVAAADGMPVLFDSGVRSGADIVKALALGATAVGVGRPYAYGLALGGVDGVVHVLRSLLAEADLIMAVDGYRSLADLTPDTLRRVT
- a CDS encoding tyrosine recombinase XerC, with the translated sequence MEPILEEFDTYLALQRGRSEHTRRAYLGDLRSLFEFTGGGLESLSLLTLRSWLAGQAGAGAARTTLARRTSAVKTFTAWACHRGLLRTDPAARLQTPKSHRTLPAVLRQDQALDALDALNSGAQQGDPLALRDRLMVELLYATGIRVSELCGLDIDDVDSSRRVLRVLGKGNKQRTVPFGEPAAAALQAWLRDGRPKLATAKSGPALLLGARGGRVDQRQVRTVVHDTMAAVDGAPDLGPHGLRHSAATHLLEGGADLRIVQELLGHSSLATTQLYTHVTVARLRAVHDQAHPRA
- a CDS encoding M23 family metallopeptidase, whose product is MRVPAVLAVVLLFAAPAHADSPRLRWPLRPEPMVTRAFDAPAARWNSGHRGVDLAGAPGRPVYAAGPGTVVFAGELAGRPLVSIAHPGGLRTSYEPVRPTVRAGQFVQAGSPLGVLLAGHPGCPAPACLHWGAMWGAAARADYVDPLGLVADTPIRLKPLARPGDVPGRAPPATEPP
- the rpsB gene encoding 30S ribosomal protein S2; this encodes MAVVTMKQLLDSGAHFGHQTRRWNPKMKRFIFTDRNGIYIIDLQQTLTYIDKAYEFVKETVAHGGTILFVGTKKQAQESIADEATRVGMPYVNQRWLGGMLTNFSTVHKRLQRLKELEAMEQTGGFEGRTKKEILMLTREKNKLERSLGGIRDMQKVPSAIWVVDTNKEHLAVNEAIKLGIPVIAILDTNCDPDQVNYPVPGNDDAIRSAALLTKVIASAVAEGLQARAGAGKTEAAEAAEPLAEWEQELLAGATTGTADSTGAADTTTDAS